The DNA sequence GGAACTGCGTCCGCAACTTATTAAACTCCACCCCGGCTTCCCGGTACTTGGCATCCTGGTAGAAGCTGTCCGCCAGGTAATAACGTGCTTCCGGAGCCCTGGGGCCCTTGGGCTGGCTCTTCAAATAATCATTAAACTGGGTCCGGGCCTCGCCGAATTTCTTGGCGTGATACTGGCGCATGCCCTCGGTGTAGTGCTTCTCCGCCGCAGCGCCGGAAACTGCCGGTTTGGCCGTGGCTTTGGGATAGGCCGGGGTGGAGGGCGCCGGGACGGCATGCGGCTTGGCCGCCGGTGCTGCCGGGTGGGCTTCCAGTTGAGCTACCCGGCTCTCCAACTGCTGCACCTGACTTTGCAAGTTTTGGACCTGCTGTGCC is a window from the Desulfobaccales bacterium genome containing:
- a CDS encoding tetratricopeptide repeat protein, with product MRQAGVIRYLAAVTLLVLPMACGTMPGMRTSMPPVPAETPAGTAAPGQAPAPAPDLAQQVQNLQSQVQQLESRVAQLEAHPAAPAAKPHAVPAPSTPAYPKATAKPAVSGAAAEKHYTEGMRQYHAKKFGEARTQFNDYLKSQPKGPRAPEARYYLADSFYQDAKYREAGVEFNKLRTQFPKSILAPAGLLRQALCYKNQQQMSTYRDTLRKLVKAYPNSPEAKEAQKMLKEGSKPAAR